From Staphylococcus sp. M0911, a single genomic window includes:
- the lysS gene encoding lysine--tRNA ligase → MSEEMNDQMQVRRQKLQELRDLGIDPFGQRYDRSASAAELKSAWDEFSKEELHEKEEESHVAIAGRIMTKRGKGKAGFAHVQDLSGQIQIYVRKDQIGEEQFDLWKHADLGDIVGVEGVMFKTNTGELSVKAKSFTLLTKALRPLPDKFHGLQDIEQRYRQRYLDLITNQDSTRTFINRSKIIQEMRNYLNQKGFLEVETPMMHQIAGGAAARPFVTHHNALDATLYMRIAIELHLKRLIVGGLEKVYEIGRVFRNEGVSTRHNPEFTMIELYEAYADYHDIMDLTESMVRHIAQEVLGSAKVQYNGTEIDLESSWKRLHIVDAVKEATGVDFYNVKSDEEAKALAKEHGIEITDNMKYGHILNEFFEQKVEETLIQPTFIYGHPIDISPLAKKNPEDPRFTDRFELFIVGREHANAFTELNDPIDQKERFEAQLVEKEQGNDEAHEMDEDYIEALEYGMPPTGGLGIGIDRLVMLLTDSPSIRDVLLFPYMRQK, encoded by the coding sequence ATGTCAGAAGAAATGAATGACCAAATGCAGGTGCGCCGCCAAAAACTACAAGAATTAAGAGATTTAGGAATTGATCCATTTGGTCAAAGATACGATCGTTCTGCTTCAGCAGCAGAATTAAAATCAGCTTGGGACGAATTCTCAAAAGAAGAATTACATGAAAAAGAAGAAGAAAGTCATGTTGCGATAGCAGGTCGTATTATGACTAAACGTGGAAAAGGTAAAGCAGGATTTGCACATGTTCAAGACTTATCAGGACAAATTCAAATTTATGTTAGAAAAGATCAAATTGGAGAAGAACAATTTGATTTATGGAAACATGCCGATTTAGGGGATATTGTCGGTGTTGAAGGTGTAATGTTTAAAACTAATACTGGTGAATTATCGGTTAAAGCGAAATCATTTACACTATTAACTAAAGCTTTAAGACCATTACCAGATAAATTCCACGGATTACAAGATATAGAACAACGTTATCGTCAACGTTATTTAGATTTAATTACAAATCAAGATAGTACACGAACATTTATTAATCGTAGTAAAATCATTCAAGAAATGCGTAATTATCTAAATCAAAAAGGTTTCTTAGAAGTAGAAACACCAATGATGCATCAAATCGCTGGAGGGGCTGCTGCTAGACCATTTGTGACACACCATAATGCATTAGACGCTACTTTGTATATGCGTATAGCTATCGAATTGCATTTAAAACGTTTAATCGTAGGCGGATTAGAAAAAGTATACGAAATTGGTCGCGTATTCCGTAATGAAGGCGTATCTACACGACATAACCCTGAATTTACAATGATTGAATTGTATGAAGCATATGCAGATTACCATGATATAATGGATTTAACAGAATCAATGGTTAGACATATTGCTCAAGAAGTACTTGGATCAGCTAAGGTTCAATATAATGGAACTGAGATTGATTTAGAATCATCATGGAAAAGATTACACATTGTTGATGCAGTTAAAGAAGCTACAGGTGTAGATTTCTATAATGTGAAATCTGATGAAGAAGCTAAAGCATTGGCAAAGGAACATGGAATTGAAATTACTGACAATATGAAATATGGTCATATTTTAAATGAATTCTTTGAGCAAAAAGTAGAAGAGACATTAATTCAACCAACATTCATATATGGTCATCCAATTGATATATCACCGTTAGCTAAGAAAAATCCGGAAGATCCTAGATTTACAGATAGATTTGAATTGTTTATCGTAGGAAGAGAACATGCTAATGCCTTTACTGAGCTTAATGACCCTATCGATCAAAAAGAACGTTTTGAAGCTCAATTAGTTGAAAAAGAGCAAGGTAATGATGAAGCACATGAAATGGATGAAGATTATATCGAAGCATTAGAATATGGTATGCCTCCTACAGGTGGTCTAGGAATCGGAATTGATAGATTAGTTATGTTATTAACTGATTCACCATCAATTAGAGACGTATTATTATTCCCTTATATGAGACAAAAATAA
- the folK gene encoding 2-amino-4-hydroxy-6-hydroxymethyldihydropteridine diphosphokinase, which produces MVKAYLGLGSNMGDRAHQLQQAIQIIDRFQHIDVTSVSPIYETEPVGYTDQPQFLNLCIEIETTLKPQELLKRCLETEQALHRVRKIRWGPRTLDVDILLYGNEIIEEDNLIIPHPRMVERAFVLIPLNDIASKHIEPRSQRLIENLVTADSTVKRYMS; this is translated from the coding sequence ATGGTTAAAGCGTATTTAGGCTTGGGAAGTAATATGGGTGATAGAGCACATCAGTTACAACAAGCTATCCAAATTATCGACCGATTTCAACATATTGATGTTACATCTGTATCTCCTATCTATGAAACAGAGCCAGTTGGTTACACTGATCAACCTCAGTTTCTTAACTTATGTATAGAAATAGAGACAACATTAAAACCTCAAGAATTATTAAAGCGATGTTTAGAAACAGAGCAAGCACTTCACCGTGTAAGGAAGATTCGATGGGGGCCTAGAACGCTAGATGTTGATATTTTACTGTATGGAAATGAAATCATTGAAGAAGATAATCTAATCATTCCTCATCCGAGAATGGTTGAACGCGCTTTTGTGCTTATTCCATTGAATGATATTGCATCGAAACATATTGAACCCCGTTCCCAAAGATTGATTGAAAATTTAGTAACAGCAGATAGTACTGTTAAAAGATATATGTCTTAA
- the folB gene encoding dihydroneopterin aldolase, with protein MNDIIFLNGMRFYGYHGALPAENEIGQIFIVDITLKVDLHDAGQSDDVRDTVHYGEVFEDVKEIVEGAPSNLLEHLAERIAKRINSHYNRVMETKVRITKENPPIPGHYDGVGIEIVRERH; from the coding sequence ATGAACGACATCATATTTCTTAATGGAATGCGATTTTATGGTTATCACGGTGCATTGCCAGCAGAAAATGAAATAGGTCAAATATTCATTGTAGATATTACTTTGAAAGTAGATTTACATGATGCTGGTCAATCAGATGATGTAAGAGACACGGTACATTATGGAGAAGTCTTTGAGGATGTTAAAGAGATTGTTGAAGGTGCCCCCTCTAATTTGCTCGAACATCTAGCAGAACGTATTGCCAAACGTATAAATTCACACTATAATCGTGTAATGGAAACGAAAGTTAGAATAACTAAAGAAAATCCTCCGATACCCGGACATTACGATGGGGTAGGTATCGAAATAGTGAGGGAGCGTCATTAA
- the folP gene encoding dihydropteroate synthase, whose translation MSKTKIMGILNVTPDSFSDGGKYNSVEKAVSRAKEMVDEGVDIVDVGGVSTRPGYQEVTLEEELNRVVPVVEALIELNVQISIDTYRSEVAEACLKLGATMINDQWAGLYDPKILNVVAQYDAEIVLMHNGDGERDKPVVDEMLVTLLAQANKAEMAGIPQSKIWLDPGIGFAKTRDEENEVMARLDELVATDYPILLATSRKRFIKEMIGGDTKAIERDEATAATTAYGIMKGVQAVRVHNVKLNSRIAQGMDFLKENENERHHIS comes from the coding sequence ATGTCAAAAACTAAAATTATGGGCATACTTAATGTAACGCCAGATTCATTTTCAGATGGTGGGAAATATAATTCTGTTGAAAAAGCAGTTTCGAGAGCAAAAGAAATGGTGGATGAAGGTGTTGATATAGTGGATGTAGGTGGTGTTTCAACACGACCTGGATATCAAGAAGTTACCCTAGAAGAAGAGTTGAATAGAGTTGTGCCAGTTGTTGAAGCATTGATAGAGCTTAATGTACAAATATCAATTGATACATATAGAAGTGAAGTAGCAGAAGCTTGTTTGAAGTTAGGTGCTACAATGATTAATGACCAATGGGCGGGTTTGTACGATCCTAAAATATTGAATGTTGTTGCTCAATATGATGCGGAAATTGTTCTAATGCACAATGGGGATGGTGAAAGAGATAAGCCTGTTGTAGATGAAATGCTTGTTACCCTATTAGCACAAGCTAATAAAGCAGAAATGGCAGGTATCCCACAGTCTAAAATTTGGCTAGATCCTGGTATAGGGTTTGCTAAAACTAGAGATGAAGAAAACGAAGTGATGGCTCGACTAGATGAGTTAGTTGCAACAGATTACCCGATTCTATTGGCTACTAGTCGTAAAAGATTCATTAAAGAAATGATAGGTGGAGATACAAAAGCTATTGAAAGGGATGAAGCTACTGCAGCGACAACTGCTTATGGTATAATGAAGGGCGTTCAAGCTGTGAGAGTACATAATGTTAAACTTAATTCACGTATTGCACAAGGCATGGATTTTCTAAAGGAGAATGAAAATGAACGACATCATATTTCTTAA
- the cysK gene encoding cysteine synthase A: protein MAQKPVENITQIIGNTPVVKLRNVVDEDAADIYVKLEYQNPGGSVKDRIALAMIEKAEKEGKIKPGDTIVEPTSGNTGIGLAFVCAAKGYKAVFTMPETMSQERRNLLKAYGAELVLTPGSEAMKGAIKKAKELKEEHGYFEPQQFENPANPEVHELTTGPELVEQFEGKTIDAFLAGVGTGGTLSGVGKVLRQQYPDIEIVAIEPEASPVLSGGEPGPHKLQGLGAGFVPDTLNTDIYDSIIKVGNETAMEMARRVAKEEGILSGISSGAAIHAAIQKAKELGKGKTVVTVLPSNGERYLSTPLYSFDD from the coding sequence ATGGCACAAAAACCAGTAGAAAACATTACGCAAATTATTGGTAACACACCAGTAGTTAAATTGAGAAACGTTGTTGATGAAGATGCGGCAGATATTTACGTTAAATTAGAATATCAAAATCCAGGTGGTTCAGTTAAAGACCGTATAGCTTTAGCTATGATTGAAAAAGCTGAAAAAGAAGGAAAAATCAAACCTGGAGATACTATTGTGGAGCCGACAAGTGGTAACACAGGTATTGGTTTAGCATTTGTATGTGCAGCTAAAGGTTACAAGGCAGTGTTCACAATGCCTGAAACAATGAGTCAAGAGCGTCGTAACTTATTAAAAGCATATGGTGCAGAACTAGTATTAACACCTGGCTCAGAAGCAATGAAAGGTGCAATTAAAAAAGCTAAAGAACTTAAAGAAGAGCATGGTTACTTTGAACCACAACAATTCGAAAACCCAGCGAACCCTGAAGTTCATGAACTTACAACTGGTCCAGAATTAGTTGAACAGTTTGAAGGTAAAACAATCGACGCTTTCTTAGCTGGCGTAGGTACTGGAGGCACGTTATCTGGTGTAGGTAAAGTTTTAAGACAACAATACCCAGATATTGAAATAGTTGCTATCGAACCAGAAGCATCACCAGTGCTAAGTGGTGGAGAACCAGGACCACATAAATTACAAGGTTTAGGTGCTGGATTTGTTCCGGATACGTTAAATACTGACATTTACGATAGTATTATTAAAGTAGGCAACGAAACTGCTATGGAAATGGCACGACGTGTTGCAAAAGAAGAAGGTATTTTATCAGGTATTTCTTCTGGTGCAGCTATCCATGCAGCTATTCAAAAAGCCAAAGAACTGGGTAAAGGTAAAACAGTAGTAACAGTATTACCAAGTAATGGTGAACGTTACTTATCCACACCTTTATACTCATTTGATGACTAA
- the hslO gene encoding Hsp33 family molecular chaperone HslO, which translates to MTHDYIVKALAFDGEIRAYATLTTESVQEAQTRHYTWPTASAAMGRTMTATVMMGAMLKGDQKLTVTVDGRGPIGRIIADADAKGNVRAYVDHPQTHFPLNEQGKLDVRRAVGTEGSIQVVKDVGMKDYFSGSSPIVSGELGEDFTYYYATSEQTPSSVGLGVLVNPDNTIKAAGGFIIQVMPGAKEETISKLEEAINQMTPVSKLIEQGLTPEGILNEILGEEHVQILETSPAQFECNCSHEKFLNAIKGLGEAEITDMIQEDHGAEAVCHFCGNKYNYSETELNQLLESMA; encoded by the coding sequence ATGACACATGACTATATTGTTAAAGCACTAGCGTTTGACGGTGAAATTAGAGCATATGCAACATTAACAACAGAATCAGTACAGGAAGCTCAAACAAGACACTATACGTGGCCAACTGCTTCAGCCGCAATGGGAAGAACGATGACTGCTACCGTAATGATGGGAGCAATGCTTAAAGGAGATCAAAAATTAACTGTAACAGTCGATGGTCGTGGTCCTATTGGCAGAATTATCGCAGATGCAGATGCAAAAGGTAATGTACGTGCCTATGTAGATCATCCACAAACACATTTCCCATTAAATGAACAAGGTAAATTAGATGTTAGAAGAGCTGTAGGGACAGAGGGTTCGATTCAAGTAGTTAAGGATGTAGGAATGAAAGATTATTTTTCTGGTTCAAGTCCAATAGTATCAGGGGAACTAGGAGAAGATTTTACGTACTATTATGCAACAAGTGAACAAACGCCATCTTCTGTTGGTTTAGGTGTACTTGTTAACCCAGATAATACGATTAAAGCAGCGGGCGGATTCATTATTCAAGTGATGCCTGGTGCCAAAGAAGAAACAATCAGTAAATTAGAAGAAGCAATTAATCAAATGACACCAGTATCTAAGCTAATTGAGCAAGGATTGACACCTGAAGGAATTTTAAATGAAATTCTAGGAGAAGAGCATGTCCAAATTTTAGAAACATCACCTGCACAATTTGAATGTAATTGTAGCCATGAAAAATTCTTGAATGCTATTAAAGGGTTAGGCGAAGCAGAAATTACAGATATGATTCAAGAAGATCATGGTGCAGAAGCAGTTTGTCATTTCTGTGGTAATAAATACAATTATAGTGAAACAGAGCTTAATCAATTATTAGAATCCATGGCATAA
- the ftsH gene encoding ATP-dependent zinc metalloprotease FtsH, producing the protein MQKAFRNVLVIAIIGVIIFGLFSFLNGNGNMPKQLTYTQFVNKLDKGDLKSLEIQPEQNVYMVSGKTKNGEDYSSTILFNNEKDLQKITDTAKKQDGLKFTVKEEEEQSVFVSILTTLIPVLIIALLFIFFLSQAQGGGGGGRMMNFGKSKAKMYDSSKRRVRFSDVAGADEEKQELVEIVDFLKDNKKFKQMGSRIPKGVLLVGPPGTGKTLLARAVAGEAGAPFFSISGSDFVEMFVGVGASRVRDLFENAKKNAPCIIFIDEIDAVGRQRGAGVGGGHDEREQTLNQLLVEMDGFGENEGIIMIAATNRPDILDPALLRPGRFDRQIQVGRPDVKGREAILHVHAKNKPLDETVDLKAISQRTPGFSGADLENLLNEASLIAAREGKNKIDMRDIEEATDRVIAGPAKKSRVISDKERNIVAHHEAGHTIIGMVLDEAEVVHKVTIVPRGQAGGYAMMLPKQDRFLMTEPELLDKICGLLGGRVSEDINFGEVSTGASNDFERATQIARSMVTEYGMSKKLGPLQFSSSGGGQVFLGKDMQGEPNYSGQIAYEIDKEVQRIVKEQYERCKEILLEHQDQLKLIAKTLLTEETLVAEQIQSLFHEGKLPEVDYDSAEVVKETNSEFDEGKYGKSYEDVRKEQSLDHKGDDNHHEDESEDEPTGHEQSPNIDKPYNPNDPNHRE; encoded by the coding sequence ATGCAGAAAGCGTTTCGCAATGTGCTAGTTATCGCAATTATAGGCGTTATCATATTTGGCCTGTTTTCTTTCTTAAATGGTAATGGAAATATGCCAAAACAGCTTACATATACGCAATTTGTTAATAAATTGGATAAAGGCGATTTAAAATCATTAGAAATCCAACCTGAGCAAAATGTATACATGGTAAGTGGTAAAACAAAAAATGGTGAAGATTATTCATCAACAATATTATTTAATAATGAAAAAGATTTGCAAAAAATCACTGATACAGCTAAGAAACAAGATGGATTGAAATTTACAGTTAAAGAAGAAGAAGAACAAAGTGTATTTGTTAGTATCTTAACAACATTAATTCCTGTTTTAATCATTGCTTTATTATTTATTTTCTTCCTTAGCCAAGCCCAAGGTGGAGGCGGCGGTGGTCGTATGATGAACTTTGGTAAATCCAAAGCTAAAATGTACGATAGTAGTAAACGCCGTGTTCGTTTCTCAGATGTTGCAGGCGCAGATGAAGAGAAACAAGAACTTGTTGAAATAGTAGATTTCTTAAAAGATAACAAGAAATTCAAGCAAATGGGATCTAGAATTCCGAAAGGTGTTTTACTTGTAGGTCCTCCAGGTACTGGTAAAACATTACTTGCACGTGCAGTTGCAGGTGAAGCTGGTGCACCATTCTTCTCAATTAGTGGTTCAGACTTTGTTGAGATGTTTGTTGGTGTTGGTGCTAGCCGTGTACGTGATTTATTTGAAAATGCTAAGAAAAATGCTCCATGTATTATTTTCATAGATGAAATTGACGCAGTAGGTCGTCAACGTGGTGCTGGTGTCGGTGGTGGACACGACGAACGTGAACAAACATTGAACCAATTGTTAGTTGAAATGGATGGCTTTGGCGAGAATGAAGGTATCATTATGATTGCTGCAACAAACCGTCCTGATATTTTAGACCCAGCGTTATTACGTCCAGGTCGTTTCGATAGACAAATTCAAGTAGGTCGTCCAGATGTTAAAGGTCGTGAAGCCATTTTACATGTTCATGCTAAAAACAAACCGCTTGATGAAACAGTTGATTTAAAAGCTATTTCTCAAAGAACACCGGGATTCTCAGGTGCTGATTTAGAAAACTTATTAAACGAAGCATCATTAATCGCAGCTCGTGAAGGTAAGAACAAAATTGATATGCGTGATATTGAGGAAGCAACTGACCGAGTTATTGCTGGTCCTGCTAAAAAATCACGTGTTATCTCTGATAAAGAGCGAAATATTGTTGCCCACCATGAAGCAGGTCATACGATTATCGGTATGGTGCTTGATGAAGCAGAAGTTGTACACAAAGTAACAATTGTTCCACGTGGACAAGCAGGTGGTTACGCAATGATGCTACCTAAACAAGACCGTTTCTTAATGACTGAACCAGAATTATTAGACAAAATTTGTGGTTTATTAGGTGGTCGAGTTTCAGAAGATATTAACTTTGGTGAAGTATCAACTGGTGCTTCTAACGACTTTGAAAGAGCGACTCAAATCGCACGTTCTATGGTTACTGAATACGGTATGAGTAAAAAACTTGGACCATTACAATTCTCTAGTAGCGGTGGCGGCCAAGTATTCTTAGGTAAAGACATGCAAGGTGAACCTAATTATTCAGGTCAAATCGCTTACGAAATTGATAAAGAAGTACAACGTATAGTTAAAGAGCAATATGAGCGTTGTAAAGAAATCTTATTAGAGCATCAAGATCAATTAAAACTTATTGCTAAAACTTTACTTACAGAAGAAACATTGGTTGCTGAACAAATTCAATCATTATTCCATGAAGGTAAATTGCCAGAGGTTGATTACGATTCAGCAGAAGTTGTTAAAGAAACAAATTCTGAATTTGATGAAGGTAAATATGGCAAATCATACGAAGATGTTCGTAAAGAGCAATCGTTAGATCATAAAGGTGACGACAATCATCACGAAGATGAGTCAGAAGATGAACCAACTGGTCATGAACAATCACCAAATATAGACAAACCATATAATCCTAACGATCCAAATCACAGAGAGTAA
- the hpt gene encoding hypoxanthine phosphoribosyltransferase, with product MHEDIKSIVLSEEEIQAICKDLGQQLTKDYQGKPLVCVGILKGSVMFMADLIKRIDTHLSIDFMDVSSYHGGTESTGEVQIIKDLGSSIENKDVLIIEDILETGTTLKSITELLESRKVNSLEIVTLLDKPNRRKADIEAKYVGKKIPDEFVVGYGLDYGEHYRNLPYIGTLKPEVYS from the coding sequence ATGCACGAGGATATAAAAAGTATCGTATTAAGTGAAGAAGAGATTCAAGCGATTTGTAAGGATTTAGGACAACAGTTAACTAAAGATTACCAAGGTAAACCACTTGTTTGTGTTGGTATCTTAAAAGGGTCAGTTATGTTTATGGCTGACTTAATTAAGCGCATTGATACACACTTATCAATCGATTTTATGGATGTTTCGAGTTACCACGGTGGTACCGAATCTACTGGGGAAGTTCAAATTATTAAAGATTTAGGTTCATCAATTGAAAATAAAGATGTACTCATCATAGAAGACATTTTAGAAACTGGTACTACATTAAAATCTATCACTGAACTATTAGAATCTCGTAAAGTCAACTCATTAGAAATTGTTACTTTATTAGACAAACCAAATCGTAGAAAAGCTGATATTGAAGCTAAATACGTTGGTAAAAAAATTCCAGATGAGTTCGTAGTCGGATATGGATTAGATTATGGTGAGCATTACAGAAACTTACCTTATATTGGCACGTTAAAACCGGAAGTGTATTCATAA
- the tilS gene encoding tRNA lysidine(34) synthetase TilS — translation MELNATGWSKQDHIVLAVSTGIDSMCLLHLLLNEYQHTYSKLTCIHINHGLRQASIEEEAFFKTYCEEHGIEYYIKRLDLSETVEAGNSIQNISRQYRYEWFDYIMKQLGASVLLTAHHRDDQIETIFYRLFTGRFTRSHLGIAYTSQRVSYQLVRPMLDISKATIKSYQNQYNVPFFEDVSNHNNVYVRNDIRNRIIPAVMDNQQLDVAHLLKLKSWHDQELATLRKSAHHFIKEVVRVSENLDKIVIPRDQFNRLTDNVKVHVLDQLFEKIALSKAISDKMYQSWFNQISSQKSQFIIDITDKWIIQIAYDTLIIMANTEMCDVNSTQVIEVPHTYRFGDYEIEIQPDFPFNQFPLTIRQRQNGDRFLLNGYTGKHKKVSRLLIDKKIDAIERNRLPVVINAEGKIIAVGQLFMNKDYKHYINIRNIGDE, via the coding sequence ATGGAACTTAATGCTACAGGGTGGTCCAAACAGGATCATATTGTTTTAGCGGTATCAACAGGTATAGATAGTATGTGTTTACTGCATCTTTTATTAAATGAATATCAACATACATATAGTAAATTGACATGTATTCATATCAATCACGGGTTAAGACAAGCATCCATAGAAGAAGAGGCATTTTTTAAAACATATTGTGAAGAACATGGAATCGAGTATTATATCAAACGACTAGATTTATCTGAAACGGTTGAAGCGGGGAACAGTATTCAAAACATATCTCGCCAATACAGATACGAGTGGTTTGATTATATTATGAAACAACTTGGGGCCAGTGTGCTACTAACTGCACACCATCGAGATGATCAAATTGAAACCATCTTTTATAGATTATTTACAGGTAGATTCACACGTAGCCATTTAGGCATTGCTTATACTTCTCAACGCGTCAGTTATCAACTTGTTCGTCCGATGCTAGACATCTCAAAAGCTACAATCAAATCTTATCAAAATCAATATAACGTTCCATTTTTTGAAGATGTATCTAATCATAACAATGTATACGTCAGAAATGATATAAGAAATCGTATCATACCAGCAGTAATGGATAATCAACAACTAGACGTAGCACACTTATTAAAATTAAAATCATGGCATGATCAAGAATTAGCTACACTTAGAAAATCGGCGCATCACTTTATCAAAGAAGTAGTACGAGTCTCAGAGAATCTAGATAAAATAGTGATTCCAAGAGACCAATTTAATCGATTAACAGATAACGTGAAGGTACATGTACTTGATCAATTATTTGAAAAGATAGCATTGTCTAAAGCGATATCTGATAAAATGTATCAATCATGGTTTAATCAAATTTCAAGTCAAAAATCACAATTCATAATTGATATAACAGATAAATGGATAATTCAAATTGCATATGATACATTAATAATAATGGCTAATACAGAAATGTGCGACGTGAATTCAACACAAGTCATCGAAGTACCTCATACATATCGTTTTGGTGATTATGAGATTGAAATACAACCTGACTTTCCATTCAATCAGTTCCCATTAACAATAAGACAACGTCAAAATGGCGATCGTTTTTTATTAAATGGTTATACTGGCAAACATAAAAAAGTAAGTCGATTGTTAATTGATAAAAAAATCGATGCTATTGAACGAAATCGTTTACCAGTTGTTATCAATGCAGAAGGTAAAATAATTGCTGTAGGTCAATTGTTTATGAATAAAGACTATAAACATTATATAAATATTAGAAATATTGGAGATGAATAA
- a CDS encoding S1 domain-containing RNA-binding protein, whose protein sequence is MSIEVGNKLKGKVTGIKKFGAFVELPEGKSGLVHISEVADNYVENVEDHLSLGDEVEVKVLSIADDGKISLSIKKAKDRPQRKPQHNNKSHQSKPAPKGEDFEKKLSNFLKDSEDKLTSIKRQTESRRGGKGSRR, encoded by the coding sequence ATGTCAATCGAAGTAGGAAATAAGCTTAAAGGTAAAGTCACTGGTATTAAAAAATTCGGTGCATTCGTTGAGTTACCTGAAGGAAAAAGTGGCTTAGTCCATATTAGTGAAGTGGCTGACAACTATGTTGAAAATGTGGAAGATCATTTATCTTTAGGTGATGAAGTAGAGGTTAAAGTACTTTCAATCGCGGATGATGGCAAAATTAGCCTTTCAATCAAAAAGGCGAAAGACCGTCCACAACGTAAACCACAGCACAATAATAAATCACATCAAAGTAAACCAGCTCCAAAAGGCGAAGACTTTGAAAAGAAATTAAGTAACTTCTTAAAAGATAGTGAAGATAAATTAACTTCTATTAAACGTCAAACTGAATCTAGACGTGGTGGTAAAGGTTCAAGACGTTAA
- the divIC gene encoding cell division protein DivIC encodes MNNKVENIGNQYTSKENQKKQRQRKMMRVVRRRIALFGGIMLAIIILLCIMLVFQKHSNEKDAVERKHKEEQFQKQQDEEIALKEKLNNLNDKDYIEKVARDDYYLSNKGEVIFRLPNDNKSSKAKSSDENN; translated from the coding sequence ATGAATAATAAAGTTGAAAATATCGGTAATCAATATACATCGAAAGAGAACCAAAAAAAACAACGACAACGTAAAATGATGCGTGTTGTACGTCGAAGAATCGCATTGTTTGGTGGTATCATGCTTGCGATTATCATTTTATTATGCATTATGCTTGTCTTCCAAAAACACAGCAACGAAAAAGATGCAGTGGAGCGAAAACATAAAGAAGAGCAGTTTCAAAAACAACAAGACGAAGAAATCGCATTGAAAGAAAAACTAAATAATTTGAATGATAAAGATTATATCGAAAAAGTGGCACGAGATGATTATTATTTAAGTAATAAAGGTGAAGTGATTTTCAGATTGCCAAATGATAATAAATCCTCTAAGGCTAAATCTTCAGATGAGAATAATTAA
- a CDS encoding RNA-binding S4 domain-containing protein yields the protein MRLDKFLKVSRLIKRRTLAKEISDQGRITINGNVAKAGTDVKVGDELVIRFGQKLVTVNVTGLNEHASKENAKGMYELVKEERINESE from the coding sequence ATGAGATTAGATAAATTTTTAAAAGTGTCTAGATTAATTAAACGTCGTACATTAGCTAAGGAAATTAGTGACCAAGGACGTATTACGATTAATGGTAATGTAGCAAAAGCAGGTACAGATGTTAAAGTTGGAGATGAACTCGTTATTCGTTTCGGCCAAAAACTTGTAACCGTTAATGTAACAGGATTAAATGAACATGCATCTAAAGAAAATGCTAAAGGTATGTATGAATTAGTCAAAGAAGAACGTATTAATGAATCTGAATAG